The Mesotoga infera genome contains the following window.
ACAGGCGGAATCGAAATCAGCGTATCTGTTCCTGATGTTGACATGACTGTGGCAGAGATGAGAGAACTCCTCAGCGCAGAGGATCCTAACTTTGCGGCCGCAAGGATAATCAAGCAAAGGCCACTGATTGAGGAGGGTTCATCTGAACAGAGAAGCAGATTCTCAATTATCGTCAATACCTCTGAAAGCGAACAGTCAGTGACAGATAAGATGATGGCTGGTCTTGAGAGTGAAGGAGTAAGCGAAAGCAATATTCTCTCCGTAAGCACTATCTCCGGCTATGCTGCGCAGGAAATAAGAGGATATGCCTGGATCGCCGTCATAGTATCCATGGCGCTTCTTCTGCTTTATATAACCATAAGATTCAAGTTCTCCTTTGGAGTCGGCGCACTGTTGACACTTGTTCATGACGTCATAATCGTCATGGGTTTCTACAGTGTTTTTGGAATCGAGTTCAATGCGCCGGTCGTTGCTTCGATTCTTACTCTTGTTGGATACTCCCTGAATGACACAATCGTAGTCTACGACAGGATAAGAGAGAACACCAAGAAGATGAGAGGCAAAACCATAGAAACAGTAGTCAACACAAGCATCAACGACGTAATTGTCAGGTCTATCAACACCTCTTTGACGACATTCCTTGCGGTTCTAACGCTCTTCATATTCTCCGGAGAGGTTTTGAGGCCATTCGCCTTTGGAATGCTGGTCGGTGTTGTAGTTGGAACATATTCCTCTCTGTACATCTCGAGTCCGATCGTTATCGAATGGCTCAAGAGATCTGAGAACAGAGGACATGTTTGATCGTTGTCTACCTCTTGAAAAGTGAAACTTGGTAGAGTATAATTTTTCTTGAGTGGGGACGTAGCGCAGTTGGGAGCGCGATACAATGGCATTGTATAGGCCGAGGGTTCGAATCCCTTCGTCTCCACCAGGCGGGGAACGTGAGTTCTCCGCTTTTTTGTTAAGGTGATCCGGATGAAGAAGATTGTTCTTGCTTGCGTGTTGCTTCTCGTTGTGGAGGTATCGGCTCTTGTCTTTTTCACCGACGACGGGAGAGCCGTAGAGAGAATAGTCGAGGTTCTGGAGAGTGCGGAGGAAGAAGTCGTC
Protein-coding sequences here:
- the secF gene encoding protein translocase subunit SecF, with translation MTFKADFVGKRKYFIALSLILIVVSIVFIFTKGFNFGVDFTGGIEISVSVPDVDMTVAEMRELLSAEDPNFAAARIIKQRPLIEEGSSEQRSRFSIIVNTSESEQSVTDKMMAGLESEGVSESNILSVSTISGYAAQEIRGYAWIAVIVSMALLLLYITIRFKFSFGVGALLTLVHDVIIVMGFYSVFGIEFNAPVVASILTLVGYSLNDTIVVYDRIRENTKKMRGKTIETVVNTSINDVIVRSINTSLTTFLAVLTLFIFSGEVLRPFAFGMLVGVVVGTYSSLYISSPIVIEWLKRSENRGHV